The Paenibacillus sp. FSL R7-0204 genome includes a region encoding these proteins:
- a CDS encoding DsbA family protein, translating into MNTNPMICDLKTGVCGVSDEEHTQIIDFNPQPQPKVTLYYATDPICSHCWAIEPTLNRFIQQYGKYFDLQPLMGGLLAGWNGFADKANGIQQPSDVAEHWKEVGAHYRMPIDGSLWLNNPVMSSYPPSRVFKVIQQRHPGKELAYLRSAREAVFVFNRNIGEDEVLADIVDSLGLPGDEIIQAAGLEAAQELLEEDFQKVAQLGVRGFPTLVMINEENQGIKLVGSRTLQNYVDALQQLIPEPLAPAALPVMPELLAEGHLLFSREIEAMYDIGQDEVEAFTATALPEHSYRTRQILGEMFIEPA; encoded by the coding sequence ATGAATACAAATCCTATGATCTGTGATCTGAAAACAGGTGTATGCGGGGTCAGCGACGAGGAGCATACCCAAATTATAGATTTCAATCCGCAGCCGCAGCCCAAAGTTACTCTCTATTATGCGACGGATCCGATCTGTTCACACTGCTGGGCCATCGAGCCTACCCTGAACCGGTTTATTCAGCAATATGGCAAGTACTTTGATCTACAGCCTCTGATGGGCGGATTATTAGCCGGGTGGAACGGCTTTGCTGACAAGGCGAATGGAATACAGCAGCCCTCCGATGTAGCGGAGCACTGGAAGGAAGTCGGGGCGCATTACCGCATGCCTATTGACGGTAGCCTGTGGCTGAACAATCCGGTCATGTCCTCTTATCCGCCGTCCAGAGTATTCAAGGTTATCCAGCAGAGACATCCGGGGAAGGAACTGGCCTACTTGCGGAGCGCCAGAGAAGCAGTCTTCGTCTTCAACCGGAATATCGGGGAAGACGAGGTACTCGCGGATATTGTGGATAGTCTGGGATTACCCGGCGATGAGATCATTCAGGCCGCAGGACTAGAAGCGGCTCAGGAGCTGCTGGAGGAGGATTTCCAGAAGGTGGCCCAGCTAGGCGTGCGCGGCTTCCCGACCCTTGTCATGATCAATGAAGAGAACCAAGGCATCAAGCTGGTCGGGTCCCGGACCCTGCAAAACTACGTGGACGCCTTGCAGCAGCTTATCCCTGAGCCTCTTGCTCCTGCCGCTCTACCGGTTATGCCGGAGCTGCTGGCCGAAGGACATCTTCTCTTCTCCAGAGAAATCGAGGCCATGTACGATATCGGGCAGGATGAGGTGGAGGCCTTCACCGCCACTGCGCTTCCCGAGCATTCATACCGTACCCGGCAGATCCTGGGTGAGATGTTCATCGAACCGGCCTGA
- a CDS encoding spermidine synthase — translation MHAPSHTNHDSQDIEVYDTTELYGETGRFRVLQFSGEAVQGALDLDHPRRVIFEYPRAMIHLMEAGNPHFERVFLIGHGIGTIAGYFAEKQFTVAEVNAKVVEYSRTRFGYTQDNILIGDGRSLLEAAPERGHDYILLDAFTAAGTPPHFTTLEFFRLTRAKLNGHGQIIMNLMGRSGNDRFISAIHTTLCEVYPYTRTFALPAEGTADLRNILMTASARPIPYQSRHMAGFSEITPGLGHVIRDR, via the coding sequence TTGCACGCACCCTCCCATACTAACCACGACTCTCAGGACATCGAGGTCTACGATACAACCGAGCTATATGGCGAGACCGGACGGTTCCGGGTTCTGCAATTCTCGGGGGAAGCTGTTCAGGGCGCACTGGATCTGGACCATCCGCGCCGGGTGATCTTCGAATATCCCCGGGCGATGATTCATCTGATGGAGGCGGGCAATCCGCATTTCGAGCGTGTCTTCCTGATCGGACACGGGATTGGTACGATTGCCGGTTATTTCGCCGAGAAGCAGTTTACGGTGGCTGAGGTGAATGCGAAGGTGGTGGAATACAGCAGAACCCGCTTTGGCTACACGCAGGATAACATCCTGATCGGTGACGGCCGCAGCCTGCTGGAAGCCGCGCCGGAACGCGGCCATGACTATATCCTGCTTGATGCCTTCACCGCTGCCGGGACGCCGCCTCATTTCACCACGCTGGAGTTCTTCCGCCTAACCCGTGCCAAGCTGAACGGACACGGCCAGATCATCATGAATCTGATGGGCCGCAGCGGCAATGACCGCTTCATCAGTGCCATCCATACCACACTCTGCGAAGTGTATCCATATACCAGAACCTTCGCCCTCCCGGCAGAAGGAACCGCCGATCTGCGCAATATCCTCATGACCGCCAGCGCCCGGCCTATCCCCTATCAGTCCCGCCACATGGCCGGCTTCAGCGAGATCACTCCAGGCTTGGGGCATGTAATCCGGGACCGGTGA
- a CDS encoding beta-mannosidase → MKRLQIDLSNWEFRACGDEEWLTAVVPGTVYTDLLRNGVIDQPFYGTNEHELQWIDKKDWEYRTGFVLEEAWQTLAVTELVFSGLDTYADVYVNGAHALSADNMFLSWTVNVKGLLRAGENEIRIVFRSVVTEDLPKLAALGYALPAPNDQSELGGLQEQRISVFARKAPYHYGWDWGPRFLTSGIWREAVLTGRNVAAIEDLYIRQHVVNEQEARLTAVIEADAPETWSGMLRLSAEGQEWIKAVTLTPGKQTLELELVIDRPRLWWCNGLGTPELYLFRAELLQGADAVAVSEVTTGLREIKLVRKPDAQGASFHFELNGVPVFAKGANHIPNDSFITEVTEERYRHEIATAVESNMNMLRVWGGGFYEEEVFYRLCDEYGLLVWQDFMFACSMYPGDEAFLNNVRAEAVYNVRRLRNHPCIALWCGNNEIDSAWSQYEEYMGWGWKEKLNAEIRQSLWTAYEEIFHRILPEAVAANHPGMDYWPSSPLRELTGGQDQHATRIMGDGDIHYWGVWHAKEPFENYNLKVGRFMSEYGFQSFPELKSVLSYAEEEELALESKVMLAHQKNGAGNQLIKEYMDMYLPQPKDFRGFLYMSQVLQAEAIRMAMESHRRNKPYCMGTLYWQMNDCWPVASWAGMDYYGRWKALQYTVRRSFQEVLLSVDSSDGENVKVYGVSDRREALDAELVLRLHGISGVLLREWSQPVTLAADSSAVIFTLPLAEVLEGREPAQVLLIASLLESGQVLEQGPGSRQVLERKEHYFARAKDIPLSQPVITVTEVPGSGGQSFTLSSDVLARGVHLTVEEEGIFSDNYFDLLPGEPKTVEFSIRGGGADFIPAAPTGLVVRSMADYI, encoded by the coding sequence ATGAAACGACTACAAATCGACCTGTCTAACTGGGAATTCAGAGCCTGCGGAGATGAAGAATGGCTTACGGCTGTGGTACCGGGAACGGTGTATACGGATCTGCTGCGCAATGGTGTTATCGATCAGCCCTTCTATGGAACGAATGAACATGAGCTGCAATGGATTGATAAAAAGGACTGGGAATACAGAACCGGATTTGTATTAGAAGAGGCATGGCAGACGCTGGCGGTAACTGAGCTGGTGTTCTCGGGGCTGGATACGTATGCCGATGTGTATGTGAACGGGGCGCACGCCTTGTCCGCAGACAATATGTTCCTGTCCTGGACCGTGAATGTGAAGGGGCTGCTGCGGGCAGGTGAGAATGAGATCCGTATCGTCTTCCGCTCGGTGGTAACGGAGGATCTGCCGAAGCTGGCGGCGCTGGGCTACGCTCTGCCAGCACCGAATGACCAGTCTGAGTTAGGTGGTCTTCAGGAGCAGCGGATCAGTGTATTTGCCCGCAAAGCGCCGTATCATTACGGCTGGGACTGGGGCCCCCGGTTCCTGACCAGCGGGATCTGGCGGGAAGCTGTGCTGACAGGCCGTAACGTTGCGGCGATTGAGGATTTGTACATTCGCCAGCATGTGGTGAATGAGCAGGAGGCCCGGCTGACGGCCGTGATTGAAGCGGACGCACCGGAAACGTGGAGCGGGATGCTGCGGTTAAGTGCCGAAGGGCAGGAATGGATAAAGGCGGTTACGCTCACTCCGGGCAAGCAGACGCTAGAGCTTGAGCTGGTGATTGACCGCCCGCGCCTGTGGTGGTGCAACGGCCTGGGCACGCCGGAGCTGTACCTTTTCCGTGCAGAGCTGCTGCAAGGAGCGGATGCTGTAGCAGTATCGGAGGTCACGACGGGGCTTCGGGAAATTAAGCTGGTGCGTAAGCCGGATGCGCAGGGGGCGTCGTTCCATTTTGAGCTGAACGGGGTGCCGGTCTTCGCCAAGGGTGCCAATCATATTCCGAACGACAGCTTCATTACGGAGGTTACGGAAGAACGTTACCGCCATGAGATTGCCACGGCCGTGGAATCCAATATGAATATGCTGCGGGTGTGGGGCGGCGGCTTCTATGAAGAAGAAGTGTTCTACCGGCTGTGTGATGAATACGGGCTGCTGGTCTGGCAGGACTTCATGTTCGCCTGCAGCATGTATCCGGGTGATGAGGCGTTCCTGAATAATGTCCGCGCAGAAGCGGTATATAATGTCCGCAGATTACGTAACCACCCTTGTATCGCGCTCTGGTGCGGGAACAATGAGATTGACTCGGCCTGGTCGCAGTATGAGGAGTACATGGGCTGGGGCTGGAAGGAGAAGCTGAATGCTGAGATTCGCCAGAGCTTATGGACTGCCTATGAGGAAATCTTCCACCGGATTCTGCCGGAAGCCGTGGCTGCGAACCATCCGGGTATGGATTACTGGCCGTCCTCGCCGCTGCGCGAACTCACAGGTGGTCAGGATCAGCATGCGACGCGGATTATGGGTGACGGGGATATCCACTACTGGGGCGTCTGGCATGCCAAGGAGCCGTTCGAGAACTATAATCTCAAGGTAGGCCGCTTCATGAGCGAATACGGTTTCCAGTCCTTCCCGGAGCTGAAGTCGGTGCTGAGCTATGCAGAGGAAGAGGAGCTGGCGCTGGAATCGAAGGTCATGCTGGCCCATCAGAAGAATGGAGCGGGCAATCAGCTGATTAAGGAGTATATGGATATGTACCTGCCGCAGCCGAAGGATTTCCGGGGCTTCCTGTACATGAGCCAGGTGCTTCAGGCCGAGGCGATCCGCATGGCTATGGAGAGTCACCGCCGCAACAAGCCTTATTGCATGGGCACGCTGTACTGGCAGATGAATGACTGCTGGCCGGTTGCGTCATGGGCGGGCATGGATTATTACGGGCGCTGGAAGGCGCTGCAATATACAGTGCGCCGCAGCTTCCAGGAGGTGCTGCTGTCTGTAGACAGCTCGGATGGGGAGAACGTCAAGGTCTATGGGGTATCTGACCGGCGGGAAGCCTTGGACGCAGAGCTGGTGCTGCGGCTGCATGGCATCAGCGGCGTACTGCTGCGCGAATGGTCACAGCCGGTCACTCTGGCTGCGGATTCTTCGGCTGTGATCTTCACGCTGCCGCTGGCCGAAGTGTTGGAGGGCCGCGAACCGGCTCAGGTACTGCTGATAGCTTCCCTGCTGGAAAGCGGGCAGGTGCTGGAGCAGGGGCCGGGGTCAAGGCAAGTGCTGGAGCGCAAGGAGCATTACTTCGCCCGGGCGAAGGATATTCCGCTAAGCCAACCGGTCATTACCGTGACCGAGGTACCGGGAAGCGGCGGGCAGAGCTTCACGCTGAGCAGCGATGTGCTGGCACGGGGTGTTCATCTGACCGTAGAAGAAGAGGGCATCTTCTCGGATAATTACTTCGATCTGCTGCCGGGCGAGCCGAAGACGGTGGAGTTCTCAATTCGGGGCGGAGGTGCAGACTTCATCCCGGCAGCTCCGACAGGACTTGTAGTCCGCTCGATGGCGGATTATATCTAG
- the thrC gene encoding threonine synthase, whose translation MEYISTRGKVAARGFIDTVLMGLADDGGLMVPAEIPVISPEKLEEWRSLSFQELFLEIFSYYTNDEIPYDDLRSMVYTSYANFRAPEVTPLHRVSDSLYVLELFHGPTFAFKDVALQFMGELYSYIAKVRGEIIHILGATSGDTGAAAIQGVRGKEGIKICILHPHGKVSKVQELQMTTVDDSNVLNLSVEGNFDDCQKIIKELFADLDFKGRYHLRAINSINFVRILAQTVYYFHAYLQLPGSDQKKVNISVPSGNFGNIFSGYLAQKMGLPIHKLIIATNENNILERFVVTGEYKPGSFTGTYSPSMDIQVASNFERYLYYLLDEDAEKLSGYMAALQSEGAIKVDGELLARVQADFSALGVKNAQCLEIISKYQQESGYLLDPHTACGVAAYEKFSAPDEVSIAYATAHPAKFDEAIALTGIKQEFPAQISALFEQPQHQVVVDHDKAEIVRQLVAFYG comes from the coding sequence ATGGAGTATATAAGCACAAGAGGCAAGGTAGCGGCCAGAGGCTTTATTGATACAGTTCTGATGGGGCTGGCGGATGACGGCGGGTTGATGGTGCCGGCTGAGATTCCGGTGATTTCCCCGGAGAAGCTGGAGGAATGGAGAAGCCTGAGCTTTCAGGAGTTGTTCCTTGAGATTTTCTCCTACTATACCAATGACGAAATTCCTTATGATGATCTGCGCTCGATGGTCTACACCAGCTATGCCAACTTCCGCGCTCCGGAAGTTACGCCGCTGCACCGGGTGAGCGATTCTCTATATGTGCTGGAGCTGTTCCATGGGCCGACGTTTGCCTTCAAGGATGTGGCGCTGCAGTTCATGGGCGAGCTGTACTCCTACATTGCCAAGGTGCGCGGTGAGATCATCCATATTCTCGGGGCAACCTCCGGCGATACCGGTGCTGCAGCCATTCAGGGCGTTCGCGGCAAGGAAGGCATCAAGATCTGTATCCTTCATCCGCATGGCAAGGTCAGCAAGGTGCAGGAGCTGCAAATGACCACCGTAGATGACAGCAATGTGCTGAATCTGTCTGTAGAAGGCAACTTCGACGATTGCCAGAAGATTATCAAGGAGCTGTTCGCCGATCTCGACTTCAAGGGACGGTATCACCTGCGGGCGATTAACTCCATTAACTTCGTGCGCATTCTGGCGCAGACGGTCTATTATTTCCATGCTTATCTGCAGCTTCCGGGAAGCGATCAGAAGAAGGTCAATATCAGCGTGCCTTCGGGCAACTTCGGCAATATTTTCTCAGGCTACCTGGCGCAGAAAATGGGTCTGCCGATCCACAAGCTGATCATCGCCACCAATGAGAACAACATCCTCGAACGGTTCGTGGTTACCGGTGAATACAAACCGGGCAGCTTCACGGGCACCTACAGCCCGTCGATGGATATCCAGGTGGCGAGCAATTTCGAACGTTATCTGTATTATCTGCTGGACGAGGATGCGGAGAAGCTGTCAGGGTACATGGCAGCCTTACAGAGCGAGGGCGCAATTAAGGTGGATGGCGAACTGCTGGCCCGGGTACAGGCGGACTTCTCGGCGCTGGGCGTGAAGAACGCACAGTGTCTGGAAATCATCAGCAAGTACCAGCAGGAATCCGGCTATCTGCTCGACCCGCATACGGCATGTGGCGTAGCTGCGTACGAGAAGTTTAGTGCCCCGGATGAGGTAAGTATTGCTTACGCTACAGCGCATCCGGCGAAGTTCGACGAGGCGATTGCCTTGACCGGCA
- a CDS encoding CYTH domain-containing protein, with product MAMEIERKFLLPEYPERLIEEGQLKVLTRHSIDQTYLAIEDGQELRVRKITDLDTGEVTYTHTFKDGKGISRQEIEYFISAGLYNQMIEAVKAIPLVKTRITGVWNGTTVEIDLYTQLELTVLEVEFDSLEEAEGFTAPEWFGQDVSTEKKYSNKTVWKELQGK from the coding sequence ATGGCTATGGAGATTGAACGCAAATTCCTGCTGCCGGAATACCCGGAGCGGCTGATTGAAGAAGGACAGCTGAAGGTGCTGACCCGTCACAGTATTGACCAGACGTATCTTGCGATTGAGGACGGGCAGGAGCTGCGGGTGCGGAAGATTACGGATCTGGACACGGGTGAGGTTACGTACACGCATACGTTCAAGGATGGCAAGGGCATCAGCCGCCAGGAGATTGAATATTTCATTTCCGCAGGCTTGTATAATCAGATGATTGAGGCTGTGAAGGCGATCCCGCTGGTCAAAACCCGCATTACAGGCGTATGGAACGGTACAACGGTGGAGATTGATCTTTATACCCAGCTGGAGCTAACGGTGCTTGAGGTTGAGTTCGATTCGCTGGAGGAGGCGGAAGGCTTTACAGCCCCGGAATGGTTCGGCCAGGATGTCAGCACAGAGAAAAAGTACAGCAACAAAACCGTCTGGAAAGAGCTTCAGGGCAAATAG
- a CDS encoding MATE family efflux transporter: MDTENLYYFEKAPITKAVAHFAVPMMLGTSMNVIYSILNAYFLGTLHNTAMLTALALTLPLFAIIMALGNLVGIGSGTYISRLLGEHKYDEVKQVSSFAFYSSLLLGLLVMAAGLPLIGPILHSLGATPDSYGFTKDYVTVMLIGAPFVVLFFTLENMVRSEGAAIVSMIGMMLSVVVNILLDALVIFVLHWGVIGVASATVVANMVASVYYAFHMGYKSQFLTVSFKWFKATKDILSNVFKIGVPVFIMSVFLGAMSLIFNLFLIEYGDAAVAAYGISSRLLQFPEFILMGLCEGVVPLIAFSFTADKLRMKHTIGFTVKAMAAMAAVFGIVVYLISDHLIGLFTRDPQMIEMGSYILHVTFLSLFISGLTTLFMGIFQATAQGTAAFVMSIIQGVTLIPVLYFANRMNGFHGVVWSLVIADAAAFLVGAAMLYALRHKLQPELESLVH; the protein is encoded by the coding sequence ATGGATACCGAAAACCTTTATTATTTTGAAAAAGCACCCATCACCAAAGCCGTTGCCCATTTCGCCGTGCCCATGATGTTAGGCACCTCCATGAACGTCATCTATTCGATTCTGAATGCCTATTTCCTGGGCACTCTCCACAATACGGCTATGCTGACCGCACTCGCCTTGACCCTGCCGCTGTTCGCCATCATTATGGCGCTGGGCAATCTGGTGGGCATCGGCAGCGGCACCTACATCTCGCGGCTGCTTGGTGAGCACAAATATGATGAAGTGAAGCAAGTGTCTTCCTTCGCGTTTTACAGCAGTCTCCTGCTTGGCCTCCTCGTGATGGCCGCAGGACTGCCGCTGATCGGCCCGATCCTTCACAGTCTGGGGGCAACGCCGGATTCCTATGGATTCACGAAGGATTATGTCACTGTCATGCTGATTGGCGCGCCGTTTGTCGTGTTGTTCTTTACGCTGGAGAATATGGTCCGCTCCGAGGGTGCAGCCATCGTCTCCATGATCGGGATGATGCTCAGCGTGGTGGTTAATATCCTGCTCGATGCACTGGTCATCTTCGTGCTCCACTGGGGTGTAATTGGCGTAGCGTCGGCAACGGTTGTTGCCAACATGGTTGCGAGTGTCTACTATGCCTTCCATATGGGCTACAAAAGCCAATTCCTCACCGTCTCCTTTAAATGGTTCAAGGCCACCAAGGATATCTTAAGCAATGTATTCAAAATCGGCGTTCCGGTCTTCATCATGAGTGTCTTTCTGGGAGCCATGTCGCTGATCTTCAATCTGTTCCTGATCGAATATGGGGATGCGGCTGTAGCCGCTTACGGGATATCCTCAAGATTGCTGCAATTCCCCGAGTTTATTCTGATGGGCTTGTGCGAGGGAGTGGTGCCGCTCATTGCCTTCTCATTTACAGCGGATAAGCTGCGCATGAAGCATACGATCGGATTCACGGTAAAAGCGATGGCCGCCATGGCTGCCGTATTCGGTATCGTCGTCTATCTGATCTCCGACCATCTGATCGGTCTGTTCACCAGAGACCCGCAGATGATTGAGATGGGCAGCTACATTCTGCATGTCACCTTCTTGTCCTTATTCATTTCAGGGCTGACCACCTTGTTCATGGGGATCTTCCAGGCTACCGCGCAGGGAACGGCCGCATTCGTAATGTCGATTATTCAAGGGGTCACACTGATTCCTGTGCTCTACTTCGCCAACCGGATGAACGGCTTCCATGGCGTGGTGTGGTCGCTGGTCATTGCCGATGCCGCTGCCTTCCTGGTCGGTGCCGCCATGCTGTACGCCCTGCGGCACAAGCTCCAGCCCGAACTGGAGAGTCTGGTTCATTAA
- a CDS encoding TetR/AcrR family transcriptional regulator, translating into MKKAQPQISEDRILEASWELLKEGGIEKFSMRRLADRLGIQAPSLYWYFKSKQNLYQRLANHISRVILEEHRPEGDWKEQLTEFAVTVRSVLSRYSCSTQLMMMTLPHEPDIIRFNNRMLHCVESTPLEEAQKVQVVTTLVNFVFFFVLDDYEHERNVSMMVKEQQEPPGEELLRLMESMSDKEVGLFRRMFKNGLFELLGTDRAFEFGLRLILLGTEQVIKEHEEQQKQK; encoded by the coding sequence ATGAAAAAAGCACAACCTCAAATCTCGGAAGACCGGATTCTGGAAGCTTCATGGGAGCTTCTTAAGGAGGGGGGCATCGAGAAATTCAGTATGCGGCGTCTGGCGGACCGGCTGGGAATTCAGGCTCCCTCGCTGTATTGGTATTTCAAGAGCAAGCAGAACCTCTACCAGCGGCTGGCCAACCACATCTCCAGAGTCATTCTGGAGGAGCACCGCCCGGAGGGCGACTGGAAGGAGCAGCTGACAGAATTTGCGGTAACGGTACGGAGTGTACTCAGCCGGTACTCCTGCTCCACGCAGCTTATGATGATGACACTGCCCCACGAGCCGGACATTATCCGGTTCAACAACCGGATGCTGCACTGCGTGGAATCCACGCCGCTTGAGGAAGCGCAGAAGGTGCAGGTGGTTACAACACTTGTGAACTTCGTGTTCTTCTTCGTGCTGGATGATTATGAGCATGAGCGCAATGTCTCTATGATGGTTAAGGAACAGCAGGAGCCTCCAGGCGAGGAACTGCTTCGTCTGATGGAGTCGATGAGCGATAAGGAGGTCGGGTTGTTCCGCAGGATGTTCAAGAACGGACTGTTCGAGCTGCTGGGGACTGACCGGGCCTTTGAATTCGGACTGAGGCTGATTCTGCTCGGGACGGAGCAGGTGATTAAAGAGCATGAGGAGCAGCAGAAGCAGAAGTAA
- a CDS encoding winged helix-turn-helix transcriptional regulator, translating to MKYEDDLTQMCPATFAFHVISGKWNLPILALLSEEGPIRYNELKRRLNGITGTTLTNCLKDLIDYGIIHREQYHEVPPRVEYSLTPSGQELVPLIEEIVAWGANNIHALGGQKV from the coding sequence ATGAAATATGAGGACGACTTAACGCAGATGTGCCCCGCCACCTTTGCTTTTCATGTCATCAGCGGAAAATGGAATCTGCCTATCCTAGCTTTACTGAGCGAAGAGGGGCCGATCCGGTATAACGAACTAAAAAGAAGGCTGAACGGCATCACCGGAACCACCCTGACCAACTGCCTCAAGGATCTTATCGACTACGGGATTATCCACCGTGAGCAATATCATGAGGTGCCTCCTCGCGTCGAGTATTCCCTGACCCCCTCCGGGCAGGAATTGGTTCCGTTAATCGAAGAGATCGTGGCTTGGGGAGCGAATAACATTCATGCCTTAGGCGGGCAGAAGGTATAG